The genomic stretch CTACCGCGACATCGCCACGCTTCAGGGGCAGGGCGCGCCGATCGAGGGCGAGGCGGGTCTCGGCTATGTGCTCAAGCCCGGCTTCATACTGCCGCCGCTGATGTTCAGCGACGAGGAGATCGAGGCCATCGTGCTGGGATCGCGCTGGGTCGCCAAGCAGCCGGACCAGCGCCTGTCGGCCGCCGCCGCCAACGCGCTGGCCAAGATCGCAGCCGTGCTGCCGGACGACCTGCGCGAGGATCTCGATGCCTCGACGCTGCTGGTCGGGCCGCCCATGACGGCCATTGAAGGCATAGACCTCGGCGTCGTGCGGCAGGCCATCCGCAACGAGCGCAAGCTCGGCTTTCTTTATCGCGACGCCGGGGGTGCTGCTTCGCAACGTGTCGTCTGGCCATTCGCGCTCGGCTTCTTCGACAAGGTGCGGGTGGTGGTGGCGTGGTGCGAGATGCGGCAGGATTTCCGGCATTTTCGCGCCGATCGAATATCCGGCCTCGACGCCATTGATGCGCGCTATCCGCGTCGCCGCCAGGTGTTGCTCAAGGAATGGCGAGCGACGCTCGACAAGCCGCGGCGGTGATGACGGCTACTGCCAGAATCTGACAGTAGCGCATCTTATATCAGCCAAGTCGAAACGCTGAACATCTCGGAGAGCAGATATGACCACGCCGAATTTCGTCATCCTCTATGTCGACCAGCC from Mesorhizobium sp. NZP2077 encodes the following:
- a CDS encoding YafY family protein, encoding MSRSERLLDLIQCLRRHRRPVSGHVLADELGISIRTLYRDIATLQGQGAPIEGEAGLGYVLKPGFILPPLMFSDEEIEAIVLGSRWVAKQPDQRLSAAAANALAKIAAVLPDDLREDLDASTLLVGPPMTAIEGIDLGVVRQAIRNERKLGFLYRDAGGAASQRVVWPFALGFFDKVRVVVAWCEMRQDFRHFRADRISGLDAIDARYPRRRQVLLKEWRATLDKPRR